The proteins below come from a single Gimesia alba genomic window:
- a CDS encoding CPBP family intramembrane glutamic endopeptidase translates to MSSVFQLNPQRSQLEMSAPVVLALLWITLQLTTMISKTVQPEPPLAKPITLNDIIGSCVITFSFGTVLILILTLLNPNKMQNLGFRLNQKTGQIRDGSVGFLLALLPVMALLLLTHSFRTEETMHPFFQQLKEHPEFSTISWILISAVLVAPLFEELVYRVLFQSWLEKLLPPYIAILTSSLVFSIVHGFPDCIPLFPLAFILGTLFYYRRSYAANVITHALFNGVNLALALANQPPAS, encoded by the coding sequence ATGTCCTCGGTCTTTCAGCTCAACCCCCAGCGCAGTCAACTGGAAATGTCCGCACCGGTCGTTCTGGCGCTACTCTGGATTACCCTGCAATTGACAACCATGATTTCGAAAACGGTACAGCCAGAGCCTCCTCTTGCCAAACCCATTACCTTGAATGATATTATTGGATCCTGTGTGATCACATTCTCTTTTGGAACCGTTTTAATTTTAATTCTGACACTACTTAACCCGAACAAGATGCAAAATCTGGGATTTCGGCTGAATCAAAAAACAGGGCAGATTCGTGATGGTTCCGTCGGCTTTCTGTTGGCCTTACTCCCCGTAATGGCCTTGCTCCTGCTGACACACTCTTTTCGAACCGAAGAGACAATGCATCCCTTTTTTCAGCAGTTGAAAGAACACCCCGAGTTCTCCACCATCAGCTGGATTTTAATTTCCGCTGTACTCGTCGCCCCCTTATTTGAAGAACTGGTCTATCGGGTCCTCTTTCAAAGCTGGCTCGAAAAACTGCTACCTCCCTACATCGCCATTTTGACCAGCTCGCTGGTCTTCAGCATCGTACATGGCTTCCCCGATTGCATCCCGCTGTTTCCACTCGCATTCATTCTGGGAACACTCTTTTATTACCGCCGCAGTTACGCCGCAAATGTCATCACTCACGCTCTGTTTAACGGCGTCAATCTCGCACTGGCCCTCGCAAATCAACCCCCAGCCAGTTAA
- a CDS encoding alpha/beta hydrolase codes for MDLIYTGKVTGALSQQLVESYADSLKDPIAAEQTDEYTKWKVLYATNRLQETNARGEMGYANEFGTALAYGTGQVRISSKNRSDLKTKVIQTLWQGAPAPEGQVEISTLTPTTETPFFESLNTLLERSPQKDVLVFVHGFNVNFPSAVTRAAQIANDLPFNGAVVCYSWPSQGGVEKYLLDGQVANASVEPMAQFLETLVSSVPKGTKINIMVHSMGNRVVMRAMNRLPEVFQLTKPFQNVILAAPDVGVSEFKELAPAIIAQSNRVTLYSGSGDVALVASKAVNQERRAGDSREPLIMEGIETIDVSAVDTSFMSHSYYGSNRAVLSDLFALLKQDSSAVDRKWLLSKKHSGRNYWAFEKEPPEIKKVRSTSL; via the coding sequence ATGGATTTGATCTATACCGGAAAGGTCACAGGAGCATTATCCCAGCAATTGGTCGAATCCTATGCCGATTCGCTGAAGGATCCCATCGCCGCAGAACAGACTGATGAATATACAAAATGGAAAGTTCTATACGCGACGAATCGGCTGCAGGAAACGAATGCCCGTGGTGAAATGGGTTATGCAAATGAGTTCGGCACGGCACTGGCTTATGGAACAGGGCAGGTTCGTATCTCCTCAAAGAACCGCAGCGATCTAAAAACAAAAGTCATTCAGACCCTCTGGCAGGGTGCACCAGCACCGGAAGGACAGGTCGAAATTAGTACGTTAACTCCCACGACAGAAACTCCTTTTTTTGAGAGTCTCAATACGCTGTTGGAACGTTCGCCGCAAAAAGATGTGCTCGTGTTCGTCCATGGATTCAACGTGAACTTTCCCAGCGCCGTCACCCGTGCAGCACAAATCGCCAATGACCTCCCCTTCAATGGTGCGGTCGTCTGTTACAGTTGGCCCTCACAAGGCGGCGTGGAAAAATATCTCCTCGATGGTCAGGTCGCCAATGCCAGCGTCGAACCAATGGCCCAGTTCCTAGAGACCTTAGTCAGCTCGGTCCCTAAAGGAACAAAAATTAACATCATGGTTCACAGCATGGGGAACCGCGTCGTCATGCGAGCTATGAACCGTTTACCGGAAGTCTTTCAACTAACAAAACCGTTCCAGAACGTAATCTTAGCCGCCCCTGATGTAGGAGTCTCCGAGTTTAAAGAACTGGCTCCTGCCATCATTGCACAATCAAATCGTGTGACCCTCTATTCCGGATCAGGTGACGTCGCCCTGGTTGCATCGAAAGCAGTGAACCAGGAGCGCAGGGCCGGCGACTCGCGCGAACCATTGATCATGGAAGGCATTGAGACGATTGATGTCTCGGCCGTGGATACCAGCTTCATGAGCCACTCCTATTACGGCAGTAACCGTGCCGTCCTGAGTGACCTGTTTGCGCTGCTGAAGCAGGACAGCTCTGCAGTAGACAGAAAATGGCTCCTCTCAAAAAAACATTCCGGCAGAAACTACTGGGCGTTTGAAAAAGAGCCGCCGGAAATTAAGAAAGTTCGCTCCACCAGTCTCTGA
- a CDS encoding class I SAM-dependent methyltransferase, with the protein MKNSTSRFSDRVDNYIKYRPDYPTQVLETLKTNCGLSSDSLIADIGSGTGISTRLFLDNQNTVYAIEPNAEMRQAAENFFKDNPHFHSVNATAEETHLPGDLFDFVIAGQAFHWFDQKQAKLEFQRILKPQSWVVLLWNERKVDTTLFLVAYEKMLLDFATDYKEVNHTQISHEDFARFFDPHPLHTHTLPNSQTFDFESLKGRLLSSSYCPNEGQPGYEPMMKRLQDIFEEHQTEGSVLFEYDTTLYFGHLK; encoded by the coding sequence ATGAAGAACTCCACGTCCCGCTTCTCTGACCGTGTTGATAATTACATCAAATACCGCCCGGACTATCCCACGCAGGTCCTGGAAACCCTCAAGACAAACTGTGGCTTATCATCTGATTCGCTGATCGCAGATATCGGCTCTGGGACTGGAATCTCGACGCGGCTGTTTCTCGATAACCAGAACACCGTTTATGCAATCGAACCGAATGCTGAAATGCGACAGGCGGCAGAGAATTTTTTTAAAGACAATCCCCATTTCCACAGCGTCAACGCAACGGCTGAAGAAACTCATCTCCCCGGCGATCTCTTTGACTTCGTGATTGCCGGTCAGGCGTTCCACTGGTTTGACCAAAAGCAGGCCAAACTGGAATTTCAACGGATTCTCAAGCCGCAAAGCTGGGTCGTTCTACTCTGGAACGAGCGAAAAGTGGACACGACACTATTTCTGGTCGCTTACGAAAAAATGCTGCTCGACTTCGCCACCGATTACAAGGAAGTGAACCACACACAAATTTCACATGAGGACTTCGCTCGATTTTTTGATCCCCACCCTCTGCACACCCACACGCTGCCTAACAGTCAGACATTCGATTTCGAATCACTCAAAGGCAGACTGCTCTCTTCATCCTATTGCCCCAATGAAGGACAACCGGGCTATGAGCCAATGATGAAACGTCTGCAGGATATTTTTGAAGAACACCAAACGGAGGGAAGCGTCCTGTTTGAATATGACACAACTCTGTATTTTGGTCATCTCAAGTAA